One genomic region from Rhizomicrobium palustre encodes:
- a CDS encoding quinone oxidoreductase family protein codes for MKAAIIQAAGQAPVYADFADPVPVEGEVRIHVAAAALSHLAFGRASGTHYSSEARFPFVPGVDGVGRLESGQRVYFMLPRAPFGSMAEYTVVPEGQYLPLPDGLDDVLAAAMANPGMSSWAALRERAGLKQGETVLINGATGISGRLAIQIAKHLGAAKVIATGRNLEALSALGADITVPLVEDEKALEDRFREVFTERVDVVIDYLWGESARSLLIAAAKSGPERVPVRFVQVGSMAGDEIALPAAVLRSSSILMMGSGLGSVPREKLIASIGDVLNAAVPSNFQVVARKVALADIAQAWSAKDSSQRTVFVTA; via the coding sequence ATGAAAGCCGCGATCATCCAAGCCGCCGGACAAGCCCCCGTTTATGCTGATTTCGCTGATCCTGTGCCGGTGGAAGGCGAGGTCCGCATCCATGTCGCGGCAGCCGCGCTCAGCCATTTGGCGTTCGGGCGGGCCTCTGGCACCCATTATAGTTCCGAAGCGCGCTTTCCCTTTGTTCCCGGCGTGGATGGGGTAGGGCGCCTCGAGAGCGGCCAACGGGTCTATTTCATGCTGCCGCGCGCGCCCTTCGGTTCCATGGCTGAATACACCGTCGTGCCCGAAGGCCAGTATCTGCCGTTGCCGGATGGGCTGGACGATGTATTGGCCGCCGCGATGGCCAATCCTGGAATGTCCTCCTGGGCGGCCTTGCGCGAAAGGGCGGGGCTTAAGCAAGGCGAAACCGTCCTCATCAACGGCGCAACGGGCATTTCTGGGCGCCTCGCAATTCAGATCGCCAAACATCTCGGTGCCGCGAAGGTGATCGCCACGGGCCGCAATCTCGAAGCCTTGAGCGCGCTTGGCGCCGACATCACCGTTCCGCTGGTGGAAGATGAAAAAGCGCTGGAAGATCGCTTTCGGGAGGTGTTCACCGAGCGCGTCGATGTGGTGATCGATTATCTTTGGGGGGAGAGTGCGCGCAGTCTCTTGATCGCTGCGGCGAAATCCGGCCCTGAGCGGGTGCCGGTTCGCTTCGTGCAGGTCGGTTCGATGGCGGGCGATGAAATTGCTCTGCCTGCAGCCGTGTTGCGTTCCTCGTCCATCCTGATGATGGGAAGCGGGCTTGGCAGCGTTCCGCGCGAGAAGCTTATTGCCAGTATCGGCGATGTCTTGAACGCCGCTGTGCCCAGCAATTTTCAGGTCGTGGCGCGTAAGGTGGCTCTGGCGGATATCGCGCAAGCCTGGTCCGCCAAGGACAGCAGCCAGCGTACGGTGTTTGTGACGGCTTAA
- a CDS encoding MarR family transcriptional regulator has product MASRKSVQNTHMREKIRLLHGALLDIVAAINRPQRDEIMIQKAGISLERGLFPLLVCIERFGPIGVVELADRVGRDHTTVSRQVAKLESLGLAKRVKNAADGRLRQAVITAKGKAMTDRIDLARDQLVGAIFENWPSHEIDALAQLTRKFADSFSAQDGTPVKAPSSPAR; this is encoded by the coding sequence ATGGCGTCAAGGAAAAGCGTGCAAAATACACATATGCGGGAAAAAATCCGCCTGCTGCACGGCGCCCTGCTCGATATCGTAGCAGCCATAAACCGCCCACAGCGCGATGAAATCATGATCCAGAAGGCCGGAATTTCCCTGGAAAGAGGGCTTTTCCCGCTTTTGGTCTGCATCGAGCGTTTCGGGCCGATTGGGGTGGTGGAGCTTGCGGACAGGGTGGGGCGCGATCACACCACGGTCAGCCGGCAAGTGGCGAAGCTGGAAAGCCTCGGCTTGGCGAAACGCGTGAAAAATGCCGCTGATGGCAGGCTGCGCCAAGCCGTGATCACCGCCAAAGGCAAGGCGATGACCGACCGCATCGATCTGGCGCGCGATCAGTTGGTCGGGGCCATTTTCGAGAACTGGCCCAGCCATGAGATTGATGCCCTGGCACAGCTGACCCGGAAATTCGCGGACAGCTTCTCCGCGCAGGATGGAACGCCAGTTAAGGCGCCGTCTTCGCCAGCGCGATGA
- a CDS encoding LysR family transcriptional regulator — MDSSRLDLNLLVTLEALLAERNVTRAAARLKLSQPAVSAQLKRLRDLFGDPLLIPAHRGMTPTAKALELLEELRPALDQVRGTLAQQNFDPAKARATFSLACSDYTQSVVGVPLVLRLRKIAPHLRLSLRALDPARIEEHLARGEADLALMTPELAPQGLRYRTLFEERYVLILRKAHPKAKLSLKDYLALEHVMVSPSGGQFATAVDQSLAAQGLKRSVVLSVASFLILFDIVARTDFAALVPERLVKGRASEFRVLEPPLPVAGFSVGMVWHERGHSHPAQRWLRETIIALAKTAP; from the coding sequence ATGGATAGTTCTCGGCTAGACCTGAATCTGCTGGTGACGCTGGAAGCGCTGCTTGCGGAACGTAACGTCACCCGCGCCGCCGCGCGGTTAAAGCTCAGCCAACCCGCCGTTAGCGCGCAACTAAAGCGCCTGCGTGATCTTTTCGGTGATCCCTTACTGATCCCGGCACATCGCGGCATGACGCCGACCGCAAAAGCGCTGGAGCTGTTGGAAGAGTTGCGCCCCGCGCTGGATCAGGTGCGCGGCACGCTCGCCCAGCAGAATTTCGATCCCGCCAAGGCGCGGGCGACGTTCTCGCTTGCCTGTTCGGATTACACCCAAAGCGTGGTTGGGGTGCCGCTGGTCTTGCGCTTGCGCAAAATCGCGCCGCATCTGCGCTTGTCATTACGGGCGCTGGACCCAGCGCGCATTGAAGAGCATCTGGCGCGTGGCGAGGCCGACCTGGCCTTGATGACGCCGGAACTCGCACCGCAAGGCTTGCGCTATCGCACCCTGTTCGAAGAACGCTATGTACTTATCCTGCGCAAAGCCCACCCCAAGGCGAAGCTAAGCCTGAAGGACTATCTCGCGCTGGAGCATGTGATGGTGTCGCCCAGCGGCGGGCAATTTGCGACGGCGGTGGATCAAAGCCTTGCTGCGCAGGGGCTGAAACGCTCCGTGGTGCTGTCGGTCGCGTCTTTCCTGATCCTGTTCGATATCGTGGCGCGCACCGATTTCGCGGCGCTGGTGCCGGAACGGTTGGTAAAGGGCCGCGCCTCTGAGTTCCGTGTGCTTGAGCCGCCTTTGCCGGTGGCAGGATTCTCCGTCGGCATGGTCTGGCATGAACGGGGTCACAGCCATCCCGCGCAACGCTGGCTGCGAGAGACGATCATCGCGCTGGCGAAGACGGCGCCTTAA
- a CDS encoding NAD(P)H-dependent oxidoreductase has translation MSKTVHIVFAHPDPNSLTRQMADTAKEALEAEGHRVLTSDLYGMGWKAVYGPEDFPERLNPERLSFPRESGHARESGTQPADIAAEQEKLLAADALILQFPLWWFSMPAILKGWIDRVWAYGLAYGYQNAGNTHRYGEGGFAGRRALVSVTTGGPEADYGPRGINGPLDQLLFPLTHGALFYPGMEVLPLQAVYGSSRLTEESVEAAKAAMRARMKTLFTETPIAYRKQNGGDFPDRHTMADHIPPGLTGITAHIA, from the coding sequence ATGTCCAAGACCGTGCATATCGTCTTCGCCCATCCCGATCCCAATTCGCTGACCCGCCAGATGGCAGACACCGCGAAGGAAGCGCTGGAGGCCGAAGGCCATAGGGTGCTCACCTCAGATCTTTACGGTATGGGCTGGAAAGCGGTCTATGGGCCGGAGGATTTCCCCGAGCGGCTTAATCCCGAACGCCTTAGCTTCCCGCGCGAATCCGGCCATGCGCGCGAGAGCGGCACCCAGCCCGCCGACATCGCCGCCGAGCAAGAAAAACTTTTGGCGGCCGACGCGCTGATTTTGCAGTTTCCGCTGTGGTGGTTCTCCATGCCTGCCATCCTGAAAGGCTGGATCGATCGCGTCTGGGCTTATGGCCTCGCCTATGGCTATCAGAATGCGGGCAACACCCATCGCTATGGCGAAGGCGGCTTTGCCGGGCGGCGCGCGCTTGTTTCCGTCACCACCGGCGGGCCTGAAGCCGATTACGGCCCGCGCGGCATCAATGGCCCGCTGGATCAACTGCTCTTCCCGCTCACCCATGGCGCGCTATTTTACCCGGGCATGGAGGTACTGCCGCTCCAGGCTGTCTATGGCAGCTCACGCCTGACGGAAGAGAGCGTAGAGGCCGCAAAGGCAGCGATGCGCGCGCGGATGAAAACACTTTTCACCGAAACGCCCATCGCCTATCGCAAGCAGAATGGCGGCGACTTCCCCGACCGCCACACCATGGCCGATCACATCCCTCCCGGCCTTACCGGCATCACGGCACATATCGCATAA
- a CDS encoding OmpW/AlkL family protein — protein MTRLYYRVLAVFAAFFAFTTAATAEPYEAGTILLRLRAVEVVPDVSSTVSIGGKVSITDTVIPEADITYFFTPHWSVEAIAGTNKHAIYYNGSTKLANVWLLPPTVTLQYHFDQIGAFKPYLGAGPNFTLFYDRSTGPLGKLRTTDNWGFALQAGTDIALDKDERYFLNIDVKRLWLSTQASFTGAPVTASVNINPWLIGTGIGVRF, from the coding sequence ATGACACGCTTGTATTATCGAGTGCTTGCGGTTTTTGCGGCATTCTTCGCGTTCACCACGGCTGCTACGGCAGAGCCTTATGAGGCGGGAACAATCCTCTTGCGCTTGCGCGCGGTGGAGGTCGTGCCGGATGTCTCATCGACCGTCAGCATTGGCGGCAAGGTCTCCATCACCGATACCGTCATTCCCGAAGCGGACATCACCTACTTCTTCACGCCCCATTGGTCGGTGGAGGCCATCGCGGGCACCAACAAGCACGCCATCTATTATAATGGCTCGACCAAGCTTGCGAATGTCTGGCTCCTGCCGCCGACGGTGACACTGCAATATCACTTCGATCAAATCGGCGCTTTCAAGCCCTATCTCGGCGCGGGCCCCAATTTCACGCTCTTTTATGACCGCTCCACCGGCCCGCTCGGCAAGCTGCGCACCACCGATAATTGGGGCTTTGCGCTGCAGGCGGGCACCGACATCGCACTGGATAAAGACGAGCGTTATTTCCTCAACATCGATGTGAAGCGGCTGTGGCTTTCGACGCAAGCCTCCTTCACCGGCGCGCCGGTGACCGCGAGCGTCAACATCAATCCCTGGCTGATCGGCACCGGCATCGGTGTGCGCTTCTAG
- a CDS encoding O-acetylhomoserine aminocarboxypropyltransferase, producing the protein MSEPGFSTKSVHAGAKPDPTTHARVTPIYQTTSYVFDNTDHAANLFGLKEFGNIYSRIMNPTNDVLEQRVAALEGGAAALAVGSGHAAQHLALYTLLNPGDEVVAARQLYGGTVNQFNHAFKKYGWGVQWADGTKPESFKPLITDKTKAIYVESIANPGGVITDLEPIAKIAHDAGVPLIVDNTLATPYLIRPIEWGADIVLHSATKFLGGHGNSIAGVIVDAGKFNWGNGKFPTLTEPNGSYHGLKIWETFGPISFILATRVLGLRDLGPALSPFNAFLVLTGIETLPLRIAQHNKNAQEVAKWLSVNRAVEWVNYAGLPENAGYELHRKYSPKGAGSVFTFGLKGGFEAGKKLVNSVKLFSHLANIGDTRSLIIHPASTTHSQLSAEELIKAGASPETVRVSIGIEDAADIIADLEQALA; encoded by the coding sequence GTGTCTGAACCCGGATTTTCGACCAAGAGCGTTCACGCAGGCGCCAAGCCAGATCCCACCACCCACGCGCGGGTGACGCCGATCTATCAGACGACGTCCTATGTCTTCGACAACACCGATCACGCCGCCAATCTGTTCGGTCTCAAGGAATTCGGGAACATCTATTCGCGCATCATGAACCCGACCAATGATGTCTTGGAACAGCGCGTGGCAGCGCTGGAAGGCGGAGCGGCAGCGCTTGCGGTTGGCTCAGGCCATGCCGCGCAGCATCTTGCGCTCTACACGCTGCTCAATCCCGGTGATGAGGTGGTGGCGGCGCGCCAGCTTTACGGCGGCACGGTCAATCAGTTCAACCACGCCTTCAAGAAATATGGCTGGGGTGTGCAGTGGGCCGACGGCACCAAGCCGGAGAGTTTCAAGCCGCTGATCACGGATAAGACCAAAGCGATCTATGTCGAAAGCATCGCCAATCCCGGGGGCGTGATCACCGATCTCGAGCCCATCGCGAAAATCGCCCATGACGCGGGCGTACCCTTGATTGTCGATAACACGCTGGCGACGCCTTATCTCATCCGGCCGATCGAATGGGGCGCGGATATCGTCTTGCATTCGGCGACGAAATTCCTCGGCGGGCATGGCAATTCCATCGCCGGAGTGATCGTGGATGCGGGCAAGTTCAATTGGGGCAATGGCAAATTCCCCACCCTCACCGAACCGAACGGCTCCTATCACGGCCTGAAAATCTGGGAGACCTTTGGTCCCATTTCTTTCATTTTGGCGACACGCGTCTTGGGCCTGCGCGATCTTGGACCAGCGCTTTCGCCCTTCAACGCCTTTCTGGTGCTGACAGGCATCGAAACCCTGCCCTTGCGCATCGCTCAGCATAACAAGAATGCGCAAGAGGTCGCCAAATGGCTCTCGGTCAATCGCGCGGTCGAATGGGTGAATTACGCAGGCCTGCCGGAGAACGCAGGCTACGAGCTCCACCGCAAATACAGCCCCAAAGGCGCGGGCAGCGTCTTCACCTTTGGTCTCAAGGGCGGCTTCGAAGCCGGCAAGAAGCTCGTCAACTCCGTCAAGCTCTTCAGCCATCTCGCCAATATCGGCGATACAAGGAGTCTCATTATTCACCCCGCCTCCACCACCCATAGCCAGCTTTCGGCGGAAGAGCTGATCAAGGCGGGTGCCTCGCCGGAAACCGTGCGCGTCTCGATTGGCATTGAAGACGCCGCCGATATCATCGCCGATCTCGAACAGGCATTGGCGTAA
- a CDS encoding DNA polymerase III subunit chi → MAETLFYHLERRSLEDVLPGLVEKSLERGWKVLIKCESADRADALDTLLWTFNDGFLPHAQLGDGTASRQPVLITVEEGNPNAAAILFLTGGAVPPDWCGAMASELTRIVLLFDGRDEEALAGARAAWKAAKAGGHEVTYWKESPSGRWEKQA, encoded by the coding sequence ATGGCTGAAACCCTGTTTTATCACCTGGAGCGCCGTTCGCTCGAAGATGTGCTTCCCGGCCTGGTCGAGAAGAGCCTTGAGCGGGGCTGGAAGGTACTGATCAAATGCGAATCCGCCGACCGTGCCGATGCGCTCGATACCCTGCTCTGGACCTTCAATGACGGCTTCCTGCCCCATGCGCAGCTCGGCGATGGTACGGCGAGCCGCCAGCCGGTGCTGATCACGGTGGAAGAGGGCAACCCCAACGCCGCCGCCATCCTGTTCCTGACCGGGGGGGCTGTTCCGCCCGATTGGTGCGGTGCGATGGCGAGCGAACTCACCCGCATCGTGCTTCTGTTCGATGGCCGCGATGAGGAGGCGCTTGCGGGCGCACGCGCGGCCTGGAAAGCGGCCAAGGCGGGCGGGCATGAGGTTACATATTGGAAAGAAAGTCCCAGCGGCCGGTGGGAAAAACAGGCCTAA
- a CDS encoding type II toxin-antitoxin system ParD family antitoxin, with protein MTATIQLTPEEEEFARACVESGRYETVGDVLRSGLALLQEQIERRKAFDKMIAEVREEGEREGYFTLDEVLAEMDAVIAGEKE; from the coding sequence ATGACCGCCACCATCCAGCTCACCCCGGAAGAAGAAGAATTTGCCCGCGCTTGCGTGGAATCAGGCCGGTACGAAACGGTCGGCGATGTCCTGCGCTCCGGCCTCGCGCTGCTGCAAGAGCAAATCGAGCGTCGCAAAGCCTTCGACAAGATGATCGCGGAAGTACGCGAGGAAGGCGAACGCGAAGGCTATTTCACCCTCGATGAAGTCCTCGCGGAGATGGACGCTGTCATTGCTGGCGAAAAGGAATGA
- a CDS encoding type II toxin-antitoxin system RelE/ParE family toxin: protein MKPAILEPRARKDLLEAVRWIAKDNPKAAAELRKAVAAAAGRIGTHPGLGVERPDITEEPIRFLILTGYPYIIAYDPFHAPPLILRVLHGARDIPHLMGR, encoded by the coding sequence ATGAAACCCGCAATCCTCGAGCCCCGGGCGCGCAAAGACCTGCTCGAGGCCGTACGATGGATTGCAAAGGACAACCCGAAAGCAGCTGCGGAATTACGCAAGGCAGTTGCCGCCGCAGCGGGACGCATCGGCACCCACCCAGGACTTGGCGTCGAAAGGCCTGATATTACCGAAGAGCCGATTAGGTTCCTTATCCTGACCGGTTATCCCTACATCATCGCCTATGATCCATTTCATGCGCCGCCATTGATCCTACGTGTCCTGCATGGCGCGCGCGACATTCCCCATCTGATGGGCCGTTAG
- a CDS encoding tetratricopeptide repeat protein: MRVRNFILVGLAAGLVTGAAAFADENSPPVASGMTTTAPRCPAVKGDDPSSPKIIPNLFAAREELRLNHVQRAAAHLRPLAEDGNVEAQRELGQLLLREGCNMPTDKKGALSWLRKAAAKQDVPAQFLLGQALIYGKGGNVDEEDGAMWIKRAAKAGDARAQTMLGYLYFAGRGVKTDKKEAIAWTVKAAEQGIAVALSNLAKSYMNGDGLPKDLHQAMILISAAQQRIPPTQYQLISRLNETRYSIAHLLSVEEARAAEKEAEKWTPGPGSLAKVLTDSANWKAGDSKPSTEHDAGG; the protein is encoded by the coding sequence ATGCGTGTACGGAATTTCATTCTAGTGGGGCTGGCCGCGGGTCTCGTGACGGGAGCCGCGGCTTTTGCCGATGAGAACAGCCCGCCGGTGGCGAGCGGGATGACCACCACCGCACCGCGCTGTCCTGCGGTGAAGGGTGACGACCCGTCGTCGCCGAAAATCATCCCAAATCTTTTTGCCGCGCGCGAGGAGCTGCGCCTGAACCATGTCCAGCGCGCCGCGGCGCATCTGCGCCCGCTGGCGGAGGACGGCAATGTCGAAGCCCAGCGCGAATTGGGCCAGCTCCTGCTGCGCGAGGGCTGCAACATGCCCACCGACAAGAAGGGGGCCTTGTCGTGGTTGCGTAAAGCCGCGGCCAAGCAGGATGTCCCGGCGCAGTTTCTTCTCGGTCAGGCGCTGATCTACGGCAAGGGTGGCAATGTCGATGAAGAAGATGGCGCGATGTGGATCAAACGCGCTGCCAAGGCAGGCGATGCGCGGGCGCAGACGATGCTGGGCTATCTCTATTTTGCCGGACGCGGCGTGAAAACCGACAAGAAGGAAGCCATCGCTTGGACGGTGAAGGCGGCGGAGCAGGGCATCGCTGTCGCGCTCTCCAACCTTGCCAAGAGCTATATGAATGGCGATGGCCTGCCGAAGGATCTGCATCAGGCGATGATCCTGATCTCTGCCGCGCAGCAACGCATTCCGCCAACCCAATACCAGCTCATCTCCCGGCTCAACGAGACCCGCTATTCCATCGCGCATCTGCTCAGCGTGGAAGAGGCGCGGGCTGCCGAGAAGGAAGCGGAGAAATGGACGCCCGGCCCAGGTTCGCTCGCCAAGGTGCTGACCGATTCCGCCAATTGGAAAGCAGGCGATTCCAAACCTAGCACCGAACACGATGCCGGGGGCTAA
- a CDS encoding leucyl aminopeptidase produces MHFTFAAVTAATQGTLVVGASEGPALLGAAAKADKASKGAVQKALAASRFTGKSGQLVDILAPAGLSVTRLIVLGLGKAEEFDGAAAELAGAAVVAKLKGGADTAVTVDFEGLKGAKVSGAELAAHIALGAQLKSYSFEHYRTKDKEEGPKLGKMTVVTGDVAAARKAFARLDAVASGVFLARDLVNEPPNVLSPVEFGRRAKELTKLGVKVSVLGEAQMKRLGMNALLGVGQGSERESQLVVMEWKGSRKKTAAPIAFVGKGVCFDSGGLSLKPGAGMMGMKGDMGGAAAVIGTMKALATRKAKVNAVGVIGLVENMPDGKAQRPDDVVKSMSGQTIEVLNTDAEGRLVLADALWFTQDKFAPKFVIDLATLTGAILISLGAEHAGLFSNDDALAGQIAEAGKAVGEPVWRMPLAKGYDKLIRSKIADMKNIGGQHAGSITAAQFLQRFVKEKTPWAHLDIAGVAWQDGEQKPLIPSWGTGWGVRVLDRLVADKYED; encoded by the coding sequence ATGCATTTTACCTTTGCCGCAGTCACCGCTGCCACACAGGGCACGCTGGTTGTAGGGGCGAGCGAAGGCCCGGCTCTGCTCGGAGCCGCCGCAAAAGCCGATAAAGCCAGCAAGGGCGCGGTTCAGAAAGCGCTTGCCGCCTCCCGCTTCACGGGAAAATCCGGCCAGCTTGTGGATATCTTGGCCCCGGCGGGGCTTTCCGTGACCCGGCTGATCGTTCTGGGTCTGGGAAAGGCCGAGGAATTCGACGGCGCGGCGGCGGAGCTTGCAGGCGCGGCGGTGGTCGCCAAGTTGAAGGGCGGTGCTGATACCGCCGTCACGGTCGATTTTGAAGGGCTGAAGGGCGCCAAAGTCTCGGGCGCGGAGCTTGCTGCCCATATCGCCCTGGGGGCTCAGCTCAAGAGCTATTCCTTCGAGCATTACCGCACCAAGGACAAGGAAGAAGGCCCGAAACTCGGCAAGATGACGGTGGTAACAGGTGATGTCGCCGCCGCCCGCAAGGCTTTCGCTCGCCTCGATGCGGTGGCGTCCGGCGTGTTCCTGGCCCGCGATCTCGTTAACGAGCCGCCAAATGTGCTCTCGCCGGTGGAATTTGGCCGCCGCGCCAAGGAGCTGACCAAGCTCGGCGTGAAGGTGAGCGTGCTCGGTGAGGCACAGATGAAGCGCCTCGGCATGAATGCACTTCTGGGCGTCGGCCAGGGCAGCGAGCGCGAAAGTCAGCTTGTGGTCATGGAATGGAAAGGTTCTCGCAAGAAAACCGCCGCCCCTATCGCCTTCGTCGGCAAGGGCGTCTGCTTCGACTCGGGCGGCCTCAGCCTTAAGCCCGGCGCGGGCATGATGGGCATGAAGGGCGATATGGGCGGGGCCGCGGCCGTGATCGGCACCATGAAGGCGCTCGCCACCCGCAAGGCCAAGGTGAATGCCGTGGGCGTCATCGGCCTCGTGGAAAACATGCCGGATGGCAAGGCCCAGCGCCCCGACGATGTGGTGAAATCCATGTCGGGCCAGACCATCGAAGTCCTCAACACCGATGCCGAAGGCCGCCTCGTGCTCGCCGACGCGCTGTGGTTCACCCAGGACAAATTCGCCCCCAAATTCGTCATCGATCTCGCCACCCTCACCGGCGCGATCCTCATCTCGCTCGGTGCCGAACATGCGGGCCTGTTCTCAAACGATGACGCGCTGGCGGGCCAGATCGCCGAAGCCGGTAAGGCCGTGGGCGAACCGGTGTGGCGCATGCCGCTGGCCAAGGGCTATGACAAACTTATCCGCTCCAAGATCGCCGATATGAAGAACATCGGCGGCCAGCATGCCGGATCGATCACCGCCGCCCAGTTCCTGCAGCGCTTCGTGAAAGAGAAGACCCCTTGGGCGCATCTCGATATCGCGGGCGTGGCTTGGCAGGACGGCGAGCAGAAGCCGCTGATCCCGAGCTGGGGCACCGGCTGGGGCGTGCGCGTTCTTGACCGTCTTGTGGCTGATAAATACGAGGACTAG
- the lptF gene encoding LPS export ABC transporter permease LptF, whose amino-acid sequence MPKLSTYVLKQLLGPVALFAFLMTAVIWLTQALSLLDKVINRGQSATTFAYLTLLVIPSLLIIILPLAFFFGGLYALSRLQSDSELVVMASAGFSRAQMTVPVLVAAGIIMVATYACGLYLMPAGQRAMNDKLFDIRANIGASLLNEGTFNTQTKGLTVFIREIDDHGGIYGVLVHDNRNPKAPVTYLAESGQLLQTPAGARLLMQNGTIQWARKNGARLEVAKFESYPFDLDQFVNKNQAIERKTSELYLNELLSPDPKLKPKTRKAYIAEAHNRLSVPLYCIPFALIALAAVVRGSRARGAHVLRLTAACFAAVGLRIAGYGVQGMVASNNSLVFLFYVLPLLGSVAAILLLRGLHPKPALAAEAA is encoded by the coding sequence ATGCCGAAGCTGTCCACCTATGTCCTGAAACAGTTGCTCGGGCCCGTGGCGCTCTTCGCCTTCCTGATGACCGCGGTCATCTGGCTGACCCAGGCGCTGAGCCTTCTGGACAAGGTCATTAACCGTGGTCAGTCGGCCACGACCTTCGCCTATCTCACCCTTTTGGTGATCCCGAGCCTTTTGATCATCATCCTGCCGCTCGCCTTCTTCTTTGGCGGGCTTTACGCCCTGTCGCGGCTGCAATCGGATAGCGAGCTCGTGGTGATGGCCTCGGCAGGCTTCTCGCGGGCCCAAATGACGGTGCCAGTGCTGGTGGCGGCGGGGATCATCATGGTGGCGACCTATGCCTGCGGCCTCTATCTGATGCCGGCCGGCCAGCGCGCCATGAACGACAAGCTCTTCGACATCCGCGCCAATATCGGCGCCTCGCTGCTCAACGAAGGCACCTTCAACACCCAGACCAAGGGGCTGACGGTCTTCATCCGCGAGATCGACGATCATGGCGGGATTTACGGCGTCCTGGTGCATGACAACCGCAACCCGAAGGCGCCCGTCACCTATCTCGCCGAGAGCGGCCAGCTCTTGCAGACCCCGGCAGGCGCCCGGCTCTTGATGCAGAACGGCACCATTCAGTGGGCCCGTAAAAACGGCGCACGTCTGGAAGTCGCAAAATTCGAAAGCTATCCCTTCGATCTCGATCAGTTCGTCAACAAGAACCAGGCGATCGAGCGCAAGACCAGCGAGCTCTACCTGAACGAGCTGCTATCGCCGGATCCCAAGCTCAAGCCCAAGACACGCAAGGCCTATATCGCCGAGGCACATAACCGCCTCTCGGTGCCGCTCTATTGCATTCCCTTCGCGCTGATCGCGCTCGCCGCGGTGGTGCGGGGAAGCCGCGCGCGCGGAGCACATGTGCTGCGCCTGACGGCGGCGTGTTTTGCGGCGGTGGGCTTGCGTATCGCAGGCTATGGCGTGCAAGGCATGGTCGCCTCGAACAACAGCCTCGTCTTCCTGTTTTATGTCCTGCCGCTTCTGGGAAGTGTCGCAGCAATCCTGCTCTTGCGCGGCCTCCATCCCAAGCCTGCGCTGGCGGCGGAGGCGGCATGA